The Mucilaginibacter yixingensis genome window below encodes:
- the ileS gene encoding isoleucine--tRNA ligase has translation MYKEYKQLNLSQTGKDVLEFWQQNNIFEKSISSRPASNPYTFYEGPPSANGMPGIHHVMARAIKDIFCRYKTLKGFQVKRKGGWDTHGLPIELAVEKSLGITKDDIGKKISIEDYNAACRREVMKYTDVWNDLTEKMGYWVDLGDPYITYKNEYIESLWWILKELYNKDLLYKGYTIQPFSPKAGTGLSSHELNQPGTYRMVKDTTIVAQFKVKQGDNTLFDGVDTELFFLAWTTTPWTLPSNTALAVGENIEYVFVKTFNPYTHKPVTVILARDLVKKYFKAEAENASFEDYKDGDKVIPWAIVKQAKGADLVGAHYEQLMPYVTNADLEQNAFRVIAGDFVSTEDGTGIVHIAPTFGSDDFRVAKLNGVPSLLVADENGKEVPLVDRQGRFVNEVTDYAGRYVKEEYYSDEERAQPDFKPTDVLISIKLKEDNKAFNVQKYEHSYPHCWRTDKPILYYPLDSWFIRTTVLKEKMAELNKTINWKPESTGTGRFGNWLENLVDWNLSRSRYWGTPLPIWREEGGAEEKCIGSIKELNAEIEKSIAAGFMPAGFTLADMHRPYVDDVILTSAAGKKMFREPDLIDVWFDSGAMPYAQWHFPFEGQEEFKSAYPADFIAEGVDQTRGWFFTLHAIAVMLSESSDVIKQINAEVGNKGIAFKNVVSNGLVLDKNGNKMSKRLGNAVDPFDTIEKYSADATRWYMISNASPWDNLKFNMEGLDEVRRKFFGTLYNTYSFFALYANIDKFNYSEAEVALKDRPEIDQWIISLLNTLSQDVDGFYADFEPTKAARAIQDFVDEHLSNWYVRLSRRRFWRSENSDDKLSAYQTLYTCLVTIAKLMSPIAPFFAERLYQDLNSVTGQDAYESVHLADFPVYHIDLVNKELEERMQLAQDISSLTLSLRKKVSINVRQPLSKILLPILNDHFKQQVDAVKELILSETNIKDIEYITDTAGVIKKKVKPNFKVLGQKVGKDMKAVAAAIGNLTQEDIVQLESDGSLALPYDGSAEAYSLLTSDVEIIAEDVPGWQVANLGKLTVALDVNITIPLKQEGQARELISDVQGLRKTSGLNVTDKINVTLGKADFLREAVDNYLSYICAEILADTIVFDAQLTEGEKAEIDENEIVIVINKI, from the coding sequence ATGTACAAGGAATATAAGCAATTAAATCTTTCGCAAACGGGAAAAGATGTACTGGAGTTCTGGCAACAGAACAACATCTTTGAGAAAAGCATCAGCAGCCGGCCGGCCAGCAATCCATATACTTTTTATGAAGGTCCGCCATCTGCAAACGGCATGCCGGGCATTCACCACGTAATGGCCCGCGCTATTAAAGATATTTTCTGTCGTTATAAAACGCTGAAAGGCTTCCAGGTAAAACGTAAAGGCGGCTGGGACACCCACGGCCTGCCAATTGAGCTGGCGGTAGAAAAATCGCTGGGTATTACCAAAGACGATATCGGTAAAAAAATATCTATTGAAGATTACAACGCCGCCTGTCGCCGTGAGGTAATGAAATATACCGACGTTTGGAACGACCTGACCGAGAAAATGGGTTACTGGGTTGATCTTGGCGATCCGTATATCACCTACAAAAACGAATACATCGAAAGCCTTTGGTGGATACTGAAAGAGCTTTACAATAAAGACCTGCTGTATAAAGGCTATACCATTCAGCCGTTTTCGCCAAAAGCAGGTACAGGGCTTAGCTCGCACGAGCTGAACCAGCCAGGTACCTACCGTATGGTAAAGGATACCACCATTGTTGCACAATTCAAGGTGAAACAGGGCGATAACACGCTGTTTGATGGTGTTGATACCGAGCTGTTCTTTTTAGCCTGGACGACCACGCCATGGACCCTGCCCTCAAACACGGCACTGGCCGTAGGCGAAAACATTGAATACGTTTTTGTAAAAACATTCAATCCATATACCCACAAGCCGGTTACCGTAATATTGGCCAGAGATCTGGTAAAGAAGTATTTCAAGGCCGAGGCTGAAAATGCATCTTTTGAAGATTATAAGGATGGCGATAAAGTTATCCCGTGGGCAATAGTTAAACAAGCAAAAGGTGCTGATCTGGTTGGTGCACATTATGAGCAGTTAATGCCGTATGTAACCAATGCCGATCTGGAGCAAAATGCTTTCCGCGTTATTGCCGGCGACTTTGTTTCTACCGAAGATGGTACCGGTATTGTGCACATCGCCCCAACTTTTGGTTCGGATGACTTTCGTGTTGCGAAGCTGAATGGGGTGCCTTCGTTACTGGTTGCCGACGAAAACGGCAAAGAAGTGCCGCTGGTTGACCGTCAGGGTCGTTTTGTTAACGAGGTGACCGACTATGCCGGTCGTTACGTAAAAGAAGAATATTATAGCGATGAAGAGCGCGCACAGCCGGATTTTAAACCGACCGATGTGCTGATCTCTATCAAGCTGAAAGAAGATAACAAAGCCTTCAACGTACAGAAATACGAGCACAGCTACCCGCATTGCTGGCGTACAGATAAGCCGATTTTGTACTATCCGCTGGATAGCTGGTTTATCCGCACCACGGTGCTGAAAGAAAAGATGGCCGAGCTGAACAAAACCATCAACTGGAAACCGGAGAGCACCGGTACTGGCCGCTTTGGTAACTGGCTGGAAAACCTGGTTGACTGGAACCTGTCGCGCTCGCGCTATTGGGGTACTCCGCTGCCTATCTGGCGCGAGGAGGGTGGTGCCGAAGAGAAATGTATCGGTTCTATAAAAGAATTGAATGCAGAGATTGAAAAATCAATAGCAGCCGGATTTATGCCTGCCGGATTTACGCTGGCCGATATGCATCGTCCTTATGTAGACGATGTGATACTTACCTCGGCTGCTGGCAAAAAAATGTTCCGCGAGCCTGATTTGATTGACGTTTGGTTTGATAGCGGCGCCATGCCTTACGCACAATGGCACTTCCCGTTTGAAGGTCAGGAAGAGTTTAAGAGCGCCTACCCGGCAGATTTTATTGCCGAAGGTGTGGATCAAACCCGTGGCTGGTTCTTTACCCTGCACGCCATTGCGGTGATGCTGAGCGAGAGCAGCGATGTGATCAAACAGATCAACGCCGAGGTAGGCAATAAGGGTATCGCCTTTAAAAACGTAGTGTCAAACGGTTTGGTGCTGGATAAAAACGGCAACAAAATGTCAAAACGTTTGGGCAACGCGGTTGATCCTTTTGATACCATTGAGAAATACAGTGCCGATGCTACCCGCTGGTACATGATCAGCAATGCATCGCCATGGGACAACCTGAAGTTTAACATGGAAGGTCTGGACGAGGTTCGCCGTAAATTCTTCGGCACGTTGTACAACACTTACTCGTTCTTTGCGCTGTATGCCAACATTGATAAATTTAATTACAGCGAGGCCGAAGTAGCGCTGAAAGACCGTCCGGAGATTGATCAGTGGATCATCTCCCTGCTCAACACCCTGAGCCAGGATGTGGATGGTTTCTACGCCGATTTTGAGCCTACCAAAGCAGCCCGCGCTATACAGGATTTTGTTGACGAACACCTGAGTAACTGGTACGTGCGTTTGAGCCGTCGCCGTTTCTGGCGTTCAGAAAACAGCGATGATAAGCTGTCGGCTTACCAAACGCTGTATACCTGTCTGGTTACTATCGCAAAATTGATGTCGCCCATAGCGCCATTCTTTGCCGAGCGTTTGTACCAGGATCTGAACAGTGTAACAGGGCAGGACGCTTATGAATCAGTCCACCTGGCAGATTTTCCGGTTTACCATATAGATCTGGTGAACAAGGAGTTGGAAGAGCGTATGCAACTGGCACAGGATATTTCGTCACTGACTTTATCGCTGCGTAAAAAGGTAAGCATCAACGTGCGTCAGCCGCTGAGCAAGATCTTGTTGCCTATTCTGAATGATCATTTCAAACAGCAGGTTGATGCCGTAAAAGAATTAATTCTTTCTGAAACCAACATTAAGGATATTGAGTATATTACCGACACGGCCGGCGTGATTAAGAAGAAGGTTAAACCCAACTTCAAGGTGCTGGGTCAGAAGGTGGGTAAGGATATGAAAGCGGTTGCCGCTGCCATAGGAAACCTTACACAGGAAGATATCGTACAACTGGAAAGCGACGGTTCGTTAGCATTGCCATACGACGGTTCGGCAGAGGCGTACTCACTACTCACCAGCGACGTAGAGATCATAGCCGAGGATGTTCCCGGATGGCAGGTTGCAAATTTGGGCAAACTAACCGTGGCTTTAGATGTTAACATAACCATCCCGCTCAAACAGGAAGGACAGGCGCGCGAGCTGATCAGCGATGTACAAGGTTTACGTAAGACAAGCGGTCTCAACGTTACAGACAAGATCAACGTTACCCTGGGTAAAGCTGATTTTCTGCGTGAGGCTGTAGATAACTATTTGTCATATATTTGCGCCGAAATTTTGGCTGATACCATTGTATTTGATGCGCAGCTAACCGAAGGCGAAAAGGCGGAGATTGACGAAAACGAAATTGTGATTGTAATTAATAAGATATAA
- a CDS encoding response regulator transcription factor: MNVLIVEDEKALARELEIFLSGNNFLCETCYDGVSASEKIATNQYDFILIDLGLPDYDGLDLLKEAKRDNPEAACIILTARAEVNDRITGLDMGADDYLPKPFSLMELQSRMQAILRRKFGLKHHLVHLGNFVVNLTDRHISYNNTIISAVTKKEFDLIAYMILHKNRTLTRPQLSEHIWGSVVNDDYDSNYIDAHIKNIRKKLNVYESPEWLETVRGLGYRINL, encoded by the coding sequence ATGAACGTTCTGATTGTTGAAGATGAAAAGGCACTGGCCCGCGAACTGGAAATTTTTCTGAGCGGCAACAATTTCCTGTGCGAAACTTGTTACGATGGGGTATCGGCATCTGAAAAGATTGCCACCAATCAGTATGATTTTATTTTGATTGACCTGGGTTTGCCTGATTATGACGGGCTTGACCTGCTTAAAGAGGCTAAACGCGATAACCCCGAGGCCGCCTGCATCATTCTGACTGCCCGCGCCGAGGTGAACGACCGCATTACCGGCCTGGATATGGGCGCCGATGATTATCTGCCCAAACCCTTCTCATTAATGGAATTGCAAAGCCGCATGCAGGCTATCCTTCGAAGAAAATTCGGGCTGAAACATCACCTGGTACACTTGGGTAACTTTGTGGTAAACCTTACCGACAGGCATATTTCATACAACAATACCATCATCAGCGCGGTAACCAAAAAGGAGTTTGACCTGATTGCTTACATGATACTGCACAAAAACCGTACGTTAACCCGGCCGCAATTGAGCGAACATATTTGGGGCAGCGTGGTTAATGATGATTATGACAGCAATTATATTGATGCGCATATCAAAAACATCCGTAAAAAGCTGAACGTGTATGAATCGCCCGAGTGGTTGGAGACCGTGCGCGGCCTGGGCTACCGGATCAATTTGTAA
- a CDS encoding tetratricopeptide repeat protein, with product MPDRFFTQDAFHNGFGREMVSAGDVYDARSKSGMQEYSLAQYDFVFIADKQDKLERLGKFLSENYGYTIKPVTQIDALYELTGDATEFPVDESNLMYWALDLYCKGYEFDCRLDGYGASGDPQNQRFADLDPSLYQKHFDLAMDAYNNRNLGMAAIHFSTAIKINPNDPNSWYSRAIVKDELHTWKAARRDYDKAIELAPDFTDAILNRAANKDEAGEYQAAIDDYTFVINLEPQNEMAYFNRGNSKLNLKDTKGACADWHKAHELGADYAVERIEQHCNNKSSLKDKLTGLFKRN from the coding sequence ATGCCTGATAGATTTTTTACTCAAGATGCTTTTCATAATGGCTTTGGCCGCGAAATGGTTTCAGCCGGCGATGTTTATGATGCCCGCTCAAAAAGTGGCATGCAGGAGTATTCATTAGCTCAATATGACTTTGTTTTTATTGCTGACAAGCAGGATAAACTGGAACGGCTGGGCAAGTTTTTATCTGAGAATTATGGCTACACGATTAAACCAGTAACACAAATTGATGCCCTGTATGAACTAACCGGCGACGCTACCGAGTTCCCTGTTGATGAAAGCAACCTGATGTACTGGGCGCTGGATCTGTATTGCAAAGGTTACGAATTTGATTGCCGTTTAGATGGTTACGGGGCCTCTGGCGATCCCCAAAATCAACGATTTGCTGACCTCGACCCATCACTTTACCAGAAACATTTTGACCTTGCGATGGATGCTTATAACAACCGAAACCTCGGCATGGCAGCAATCCATTTCTCTACAGCCATTAAAATCAATCCAAACGATCCCAACTCCTGGTATTCAAGGGCTATTGTAAAAGATGAACTACATACCTGGAAAGCTGCCCGGCGCGATTATGATAAAGCAATAGAACTTGCCCCTGATTTTACCGATGCCATTCTAAACCGTGCCGCTAATAAAGACGAAGCCGGCGAGTATCAGGCTGCTATTGATGATTACACATTCGTAATAAATCTAGAACCACAAAATGAGATGGCCTATTTTAACAGAGGCAATTCAAAATTAAATCTTAAGGACACCAAAGGAGCTTGCGCCGATTGGCATAAAGCGCACGAATTAGGCGCCGATTATGCAGTTGAACGGATAGAACAGCACTGTAATAATAAAAGCAGCCTAAAGGATAAGTTAACGGGATTGTTCAAGCGCAATTAG
- a CDS encoding TraR/DksA C4-type zinc finger protein produces the protein MKTESEKTRYSDTELQEFKDIILEKLRIAKEELSSLASSLSNPNANGTDDTAGTYKTLEDGSATLEKETINQMAARQKKFIEQLDAALVRIENKTYGVCRETGKLIQKERLRAVPHTTLSMEAKLKQY, from the coding sequence ATGAAAACCGAATCAGAAAAAACAAGATACTCTGACACCGAGTTACAGGAGTTTAAAGATATCATCTTAGAAAAACTGCGCATAGCGAAAGAAGAGTTAAGCTCTCTGGCCTCATCACTAAGCAATCCGAACGCAAACGGTACGGATGATACTGCCGGTACTTATAAAACCCTGGAAGATGGTTCTGCTACTTTAGAAAAAGAAACCATTAACCAGATGGCCGCCCGCCAGAAAAAATTCATCGAGCAGTTGGATGCTGCCCTGGTACGCATTGAAAACAAAACTTATGGCGTTTGCCGCGAAACCGGCAAACTGATTCAGAAAGAACGCCTGCGTGCCGTGCCACACACTACGCTGAGCATGGAAGCCAAACTGAAGCAATACTAG
- a CDS encoding DUF3078 domain-containing protein, which produces MIQQATRSLLIIAFTCLWATVFAQNADSVRTDSIKIDTNLLNRYRIEPRRNALPVRVRPLQVQEEQVPVSMLDYKVNYWRKWVVIGLNLNQSAFSNNWASGGVSSLALGGNFDYKTEYSKAPFDYTGELLAQYGMVANKGQVARKTNDRLFIDNKIASQLSKSWFIFGSVTIETQFGNGYQYVDGAGAALAKPLLISEFMAPGYVTESFGIEYKPNTSFDLRIGTGTARQTILRNDTLYKNIAANYGLAPGKTFKNELAFQVVAVYDKDIMPNLHLNTRYQGFIPYGRGMINIDHRLDATLIAKVNRLINVNVTGTALFDNDQSKKIQATEGLALGVIYKFP; this is translated from the coding sequence ATGATACAACAAGCTACGCGCTCATTGCTCATCATCGCGTTTACCTGTCTATGGGCAACCGTTTTTGCCCAAAACGCCGATTCTGTAAGAACAGACAGCATTAAAATTGACACCAACCTGCTTAACCGCTACCGCATTGAACCGCGCCGGAATGCGCTGCCCGTACGTGTTAGGCCCCTGCAAGTACAAGAAGAACAGGTGCCAGTATCAATGTTGGATTATAAGGTTAATTACTGGCGCAAATGGGTGGTGATTGGGTTAAACCTTAATCAATCTGCCTTTAGTAATAACTGGGCCAGTGGTGGCGTAAGCTCGCTGGCTTTGGGTGGTAACTTTGATTACAAGACCGAATACAGCAAAGCCCCGTTTGATTATACCGGCGAATTGCTTGCACAATATGGCATGGTAGCCAACAAAGGTCAGGTTGCCCGGAAAACAAATGACCGCCTGTTTATTGATAACAAGATAGCCTCGCAACTATCTAAAAGCTGGTTTATCTTCGGTTCGGTAACTATTGAAACGCAGTTTGGTAATGGCTATCAATACGTAGATGGAGCCGGCGCTGCGCTGGCTAAACCATTGCTTATCTCTGAGTTTATGGCGCCCGGCTACGTTACCGAGTCATTCGGTATTGAGTATAAGCCAAACACGTCTTTCGATTTACGTATTGGTACCGGTACCGCCCGTCAAACCATTTTGCGTAATGATACCCTATACAAAAACATAGCGGCTAATTACGGCCTGGCCCCGGGCAAAACCTTCAAGAACGAACTGGCCTTTCAGGTGGTAGCCGTGTATGATAAAGACATTATGCCCAACCTGCATTTAAACACGCGTTACCAGGGTTTCATTCCTTACGGTCGTGGTATGATTAATATTGACCACCGTTTGGATGCTACGCTGATTGCCAAAGTAAACAGGCTTATCAATGTAAATGTGACCGGCACGGCATTGTTTGACAATGATCAGTCTAAAAAGATACAGGCTACGGAAGGTTTGGCACTGGGTGTGATTTATAAGTTTCCGTAA
- a CDS encoding lipoprotein signal peptidase: protein MKIAYIKPFAIALLIIIVDQLIKIWVHQHMYIGQEIHFLGDKGMLRYTENNGMAFGWELGGVSGKLALTIFRIGAVAAIGYGLYYLIHHKYHRGLILNVALIFAGAVGNIVDSTFYGVIYGYAPIFQGRVVDMFYFPLIRTQYPAWFPFWGGQPFEFFEPIFNFADAAISVGVIAILIYQKRYFKHEPAVETNLNSEVVEE from the coding sequence ATGAAAATTGCTTACATAAAGCCCTTCGCCATTGCGCTGCTCATCATTATTGTTGATCAGCTCATTAAAATATGGGTGCACCAACACATGTATATTGGTCAGGAAATTCATTTTCTGGGCGATAAAGGCATGCTGCGCTACACCGAAAATAACGGCATGGCCTTTGGCTGGGAGCTGGGCGGTGTTAGCGGTAAACTGGCGCTCACCATTTTCCGTATTGGTGCAGTAGCTGCCATTGGTTATGGCTTGTACTATTTAATTCATCATAAATACCACCGCGGACTGATACTGAACGTTGCGCTGATATTCGCCGGTGCAGTAGGTAACATTGTAGATTCAACCTTTTATGGTGTCATTTACGGTTATGCGCCTATCTTTCAGGGCAGGGTGGTAGATATGTTTTACTTCCCGCTCATCCGCACACAATATCCGGCCTGGTTCCCGTTTTGGGGCGGCCAACCGTTCGAGTTCTTCGAGCCGATATTCAACTTTGCCGACGCTGCAATATCTGTAGGTGTAATAGCCATCCTGATTTATCAGAAACGCTATTTTAAACACGAGCCAGCGGTAGAAACCAATTTGAATAGCGAAGTGGTAGAGGAATAA
- a CDS encoding glutamine--tRNA ligase/YqeY domain fusion protein, translated as MSEERSLNFIEEIVEEDIREGKHGGRVLTRFPPEPNGYLHIGHAKSICLNFGLANKYGGKTNLRFDDTNPVKEDTEYVDSIKADVKWLGFDWAEELYASDYFDKLYEFAVELIKKGLAYVDDSTAEEIAAQKGTPTEPGVGNAYRNRSVEENLQLFAEMKDGKYADGEKVLRAKVDLASPNMHLRDPLMYRIRHAHHHRTGDKWCIYPMYDFAHGQSDAIEEITHSVCTLEFIPHRALYDWFIEKLDLFDSHQYEFARLNMTYTVMSKRKLLQLVDEGHVEDWDDPRMPTISGMRRRGYPAAAIREFCERIGVAKRENMIDLSLLEFCVREQLNKSAWRRMAVLDPIKLVITDYPEDKTEIFSVENNPEAEGGDGKRDIPFSREVWIEREDFMEVPPKKFFRLGVGLMVRLKGAYIVKCHDFVKDADGNVTEVHCTHIPESQSGNDTSGINVKGTIHWVSVPHAKTAEVRQYERLFKVEDPSNEDGDFKEYLNPDSLQIIETAYIEPDLMNAEAGTAIQFMRKGYFTLDKHSTADKLVFNRTVTLKDGWGFKG; from the coding sequence ATGAGCGAGGAAAGATCATTAAACTTTATAGAAGAAATTGTAGAAGAAGATATCCGCGAGGGTAAGCATGGCGGCCGTGTGTTAACGCGTTTCCCGCCAGAGCCTAACGGGTACCTGCATATTGGTCATGCCAAGTCTATCTGCTTAAACTTTGGATTGGCCAATAAATACGGTGGAAAAACCAACCTGCGTTTTGACGACACCAACCCTGTTAAAGAGGATACAGAATATGTAGATAGCATTAAAGCCGATGTGAAATGGCTGGGGTTTGACTGGGCCGAGGAGCTTTACGCGTCTGACTATTTCGATAAACTTTATGAGTTTGCCGTTGAGCTGATTAAAAAAGGCCTGGCTTATGTTGATGACAGTACGGCCGAGGAAATTGCTGCGCAGAAAGGTACCCCAACCGAGCCGGGTGTTGGCAACGCCTATCGTAACCGCAGTGTTGAAGAAAACCTGCAGCTGTTTGCCGAAATGAAAGACGGCAAATATGCTGATGGCGAGAAAGTGTTGCGCGCTAAGGTTGATCTGGCATCACCAAATATGCACCTGCGCGACCCGCTGATGTATCGTATCAGGCACGCGCATCACCACCGTACCGGCGATAAATGGTGCATTTACCCGATGTATGATTTTGCCCACGGCCAGAGTGATGCCATTGAAGAGATTACCCACTCGGTTTGTACGCTGGAGTTTATTCCGCATCGTGCATTATATGACTGGTTTATAGAGAAGCTGGATTTGTTTGACTCGCACCAGTACGAGTTTGCCCGTTTAAACATGACCTATACCGTAATGAGCAAGCGCAAGCTGCTGCAACTGGTAGACGAAGGCCATGTGGAGGATTGGGACGATCCGCGCATGCCAACCATCAGCGGTATGCGTCGCCGTGGTTATCCTGCTGCTGCCATTCGTGAGTTTTGCGAGCGTATTGGCGTGGCCAAGCGCGAGAACATGATTGACCTGAGCCTGCTGGAGTTCTGCGTGCGCGAGCAACTGAACAAAAGCGCCTGGCGCCGTATGGCCGTACTCGATCCCATTAAACTGGTGATTACTGATTATCCGGAAGATAAAACCGAGATATTCAGCGTCGAGAATAATCCGGAGGCCGAAGGTGGCGATGGTAAGCGCGATATTCCATTTAGCCGTGAGGTGTGGATTGAGCGTGAAGATTTTATGGAAGTGCCACCAAAGAAATTCTTCCGACTGGGTGTTGGTCTGATGGTGCGTTTAAAAGGTGCTTATATTGTTAAATGCCATGATTTTGTGAAAGATGCCGATGGCAATGTAACCGAGGTGCATTGTACGCATATTCCAGAGTCGCAATCGGGTAATGACACCAGCGGCATCAACGTAAAAGGCACCATCCATTGGGTGAGTGTGCCTCACGCTAAAACGGCCGAGGTGCGCCAGTATGAACGTCTGTTCAAAGTAGAAGATCCAAGTAATGAAGACGGCGATTTTAAAGAGTACCTGAACCCAGACAGCTTGCAGATCATCGAAACAGCCTACATTGAGCCCGACCTGATGAATGCCGAAGCCGGCACCGCCATCCAGTTTATGCGCAAAGGCTACTTTACCCTGGATAAACACTCAACCGCAGACAAACTGGTGTTTAACCGCACCGTGACCCTGAAAGATGGCTGGGGATTTAAAGGGTGA
- a CDS encoding HAMP domain-containing sensor histidine kinase: MKLQTKLTLFNAVSKLVIVLLFVALLPTLIQNINRNYTDNRLRKQQDKVIQTVRKNGIKYYITNDEGYGSYTLLKEEYVSMDIVPFHDRLDTIRNERRIVEGDTIQYRILSHTFVIGKKNYLLEIGKSVSTIAETSGPLQSLAFEVLLGMILLTILADLFYSNYVLRPLGQIIKTKLVGAKFPHFKKYEKVQTSTSDFEYLDSSINRMMETIESTFQKEREFISNASHELMTPISILQSKIENMFSIEEVSDEQKIRLLEMQRILNRLKSITKTLLLISQIENEQFIREDTVLVTDLLNEVYEEISIRLQEKNLTFEIDVPFHVHLVKVNKFLLFNLFFNLVNNAIKYNVESGSIKITGRREKNNLIIAISDTGIGIKQEQLPHIFNRFKKFRQSMQQDSFGLGLPIVKSITEFHHIRVTVLSEEKVGSTFELNFPEEIIEG; the protein is encoded by the coding sequence GTGAAACTTCAAACCAAACTTACCTTATTTAACGCCGTATCTAAACTGGTGATAGTGCTGCTATTTGTGGCGCTGCTACCTACGCTTATCCAAAATATTAACCGAAATTACACCGATAACCGCCTGCGTAAACAGCAGGACAAGGTGATCCAGACCGTTCGCAAAAACGGCATCAAATACTACATTACTAACGATGAAGGCTACGGCAGCTACACCCTGCTCAAAGAGGAGTATGTGAGCATGGACATTGTGCCCTTTCATGACCGGCTGGACACCATCCGTAACGAACGCCGCATTGTTGAGGGAGATACCATACAGTACCGTATCTTGAGTCATACCTTCGTTATCGGTAAAAAGAACTACCTGCTGGAGATTGGCAAGAGCGTCAGCACCATTGCCGAAACCAGCGGTCCGCTGCAAAGCCTAGCCTTTGAGGTATTGCTGGGTATGATTCTGCTTACCATTCTGGCCGACTTATTCTACTCCAACTATGTACTGCGCCCGCTGGGACAGATCATCAAAACAAAGCTTGTCGGGGCCAAGTTTCCGCACTTTAAGAAGTATGAGAAGGTACAAACCTCCACATCCGACTTTGAGTACCTGGACAGCAGCATTAACCGCATGATGGAAACCATTGAGAGCACGTTCCAGAAAGAGCGTGAGTTCATCTCCAACGCATCGCACGAGTTGATGACGCCGATCTCTATCCTGCAATCAAAGATCGAGAACATGTTTTCGATCGAGGAGGTGAGCGATGAGCAGAAGATCCGCCTGCTGGAAATGCAGCGCATTCTTAACCGCCTTAAAAGTATTACCAAAACGCTACTGCTCATCTCACAGATAGAGAACGAGCAGTTCATCCGTGAGGATACGGTGCTGGTAACCGATCTGCTAAACGAGGTTTATGAAGAGATCTCCATCCGCCTGCAGGAGAAGAATCTCACTTTTGAGATAGATGTACCGTTCCACGTGCACCTGGTAAAAGTGAACAAGTTTTTACTGTTTAACCTGTTCTTTAACCTGGTTAACAATGCCATTAAATACAACGTAGAGAGCGGCTCCATCAAAATAACCGGCAGGCGCGAGAAGAACAACCTGATTATTGCAATAAGCGATACGGGCATTGGCATTAAGCAAGAACAGCTACCACACATCTTCAACCGCTTCAAAAAATTCCGCCAGTCCATGCAACAGGATAGCTTCGGGCTGGGCCTGCCTATTGTAAAGTCCATCACCGAATTTCACCACATCCGGGTAACCGTACTGTCTGAAGAAAAAGTGGGCAGTACGTTTGAGCTAAATTTCCCCGAAGAGATTATTGAGGGCTAG
- a CDS encoding FAD:protein FMN transferase — protein MQAVKNLISKAAVHRHEATLMGTHFELTVVSTEAAWAIERINSALAEIKRVDKLLTTLSEDSQINRINHNAGVAPVKVSGELFKLIQRSLEIAELTQGAFDITYGTNSGYANVMLSVTEHTVFLKNKGMRLYFGGVATGYAADRAKYVMQIEGVSNGVINAGGSLVTWGMQPDGSDWTIASADPEQCEQPYADYSISNMAIATSVNRQNELAGGAKSVCVMSPSAELAGALTNPIIMLGVSVGTELVNRLQQIACVFVDEYDQVFASRHMVLNEIV, from the coding sequence ATGCAGGCCGTTAAAAATTTAATCAGCAAGGCAGCAGTTCACCGCCACGAGGCGACATTGATGGGTACGCATTTTGAGCTGACGGTTGTGAGCACTGAAGCCGCCTGGGCTATTGAGCGTATTAACAGCGCCCTTGCCGAAATTAAACGGGTTGATAAGTTATTAACCACCCTGAGCGAAGACAGCCAGATTAATCGCATTAACCACAATGCCGGCGTTGCCCCCGTAAAAGTGAGCGGCGAGCTATTTAAACTGATCCAGCGCTCGCTCGAAATTGCCGAGCTTACTCAAGGCGCTTTTGATATTACTTACGGCACTAACTCTGGCTACGCTAATGTGATGCTGAGTGTTACAGAGCATACTGTGTTTCTGAAAAACAAAGGCATGCGCCTGTATTTTGGCGGTGTAGCTACAGGCTATGCGGCAGACCGTGCTAAATATGTAATGCAGATTGAAGGTGTTAGCAACGGTGTGATTAATGCTGGTGGCAGCCTGGTTACCTGGGGCATGCAGCCCGATGGTTCTGATTGGACCATTGCCAGTGCAGATCCTGAACAGTGCGAACAACCTTATGCCGATTACAGCATCAGCAATATGGCGATAGCTACTTCTGTAAACCGCCAGAATGAGCTGGCCGGTGGCGCCAAAAGCGTTTGCGTAATGAGCCCAAGTGCAGAGCTGGCAGGTGCACTTACTAACCCTATTATTATGCTTGGCGTTAGCGTAGGCACAGAACTGGTTAACCGGCTGCAGCAAATTGCCTGTGTATTTGTTGACGAGTATGACCAGGTATTTGCATCGCGCCACATGGTATTAAACGAAATTGTATAA